The Methanobacterium lacus genome includes a region encoding these proteins:
- a CDS encoding tetratricopeptide repeat protein, protein MDEQDVEVLYKQALSYMEQGDKQMAIEFFNKAIAMDPNYSPAWNDKGIVHMELKEFDEAFKCFDTAMRIDSSNSMPVYNMGYVLLMQEKYEDAVHAFDMFLERYPDEKNEFYKYGLYLKAEAHYKLKQYDQAKNLLDKAIKRDRIFKEARDLMIKILQDEKNIKSTN, encoded by the coding sequence ATGGATGAACAAGACGTTGAAGTATTATATAAACAGGCTCTCTCCTACATGGAGCAGGGAGATAAACAAATGGCAATAGAATTTTTTAACAAGGCCATTGCGATGGATCCAAATTACAGTCCAGCATGGAATGATAAGGGCATTGTACACATGGAACTCAAGGAGTTTGACGAAGCCTTCAAATGTTTTGACACTGCTATGAGGATCGATTCATCCAACAGCATGCCAGTTTACAACATGGGTTACGTCCTACTAATGCAGGAGAAGTATGAAGATGCTGTCCATGCCTTTGACATGTTTTTAGAACGTTACCCTGACGAGAAGAATGAATTTTACAAGTATGGACTCTACCTAAAGGCAGAGGCCCACTACAAACTGAAACAGTACGACCAAGCCAAAAATCTTTTAGATAAAGCAATAAAACGAGACAGAATATTTAAAGAAGCCCGGGATCTCATGATAAAAATCCTTCAGGATGAAAAAAATATCAAATCAACCAACTGA
- a CDS encoding flavodoxin family protein, whose protein sequence is MKIIGINGSPRKEWNTAELIKKALEGAKSEGAETELIHLYDLEYKGCKSCFACKTKGSKSYGRCNVKDDLTAVFEMIEAADALILGSPIYFGVVTGEMRSFMERMIFPCFTYTTPPKSLFPKQISSAFLYTMNIPEEMIEDYGYKMQFESNKQLLTLLFGSSEALMSYDTYQFKDYSKVVADRFDPEHKAKHRDKQFPVDKEAAFNLGIRMAKK, encoded by the coding sequence ATGAAGATCATAGGAATAAACGGCAGCCCAAGAAAGGAATGGAACACGGCAGAACTGATAAAAAAGGCACTGGAAGGTGCAAAATCAGAGGGTGCAGAAACAGAATTAATACATCTCTACGATCTTGAGTACAAAGGATGTAAAAGTTGCTTCGCTTGCAAAACAAAGGGAAGCAAATCTTACGGCCGGTGCAACGTAAAAGACGATTTAACAGCTGTATTTGAAATGATTGAAGCTGCTGATGCACTAATTTTAGGTTCTCCCATTTATTTCGGAGTGGTAACAGGGGAGATGAGGTCATTCATGGAGAGGATGATATTTCCATGCTTCACCTACACCACACCACCAAAATCCCTGTTCCCAAAACAAATAAGTTCAGCATTCCTCTACACCATGAACATTCCCGAGGAAATGATAGAAGATTATGGTTACAAAATGCAGTTTGAATCCAACAAACAACTTCTAACACTCTTATTTGGATCGTCTGAAGCTTTAATGAGCTACGACACCTACCAATTCAAGGATTACTCAAAGGTTGTTGCAGACAGATTTGACCCTGAACACAAGGCCAAACACAGGGACAAACAGTTTCCAGTTGACAAAGAAGCTGCCTTTAACTTAGGGATTCGAATGGCTAAAAAGTAG